Below is a window of Thermodesulfomicrobium sp. WS DNA.
GTGGGCATGGCGGCCAGCAGTGTAGGGAGCATGAAGAACATCCTCCAGGAGATGAAAGACCTCGCCGATGCCGTGGACGCCGGCGATATCTCCGCCGCCGTGGCCCAGACGCAGTACGACACCCTCTTCGCCAAGCTCCAAAGCATCGTGGATACCACCCAGTATAACGGCATTCCCCTGCTCAACGGCAGCTCCTGGCCCACAGACCGCATCGACGCCCAAGGCCGGGTCTATATCCAGGGGCTGCCCCAAGACGGCTTTTCCATCGCCTTCCAGCGCCTCGACGATACCAGTGTCCTCGACTGGGCCACCATCAACGCCGATTTGAGCAACCCCACGGCCCGAGCAAATGCCATCACCGCCCTGTCTTCCGCCATCACCGGCACCGAGACCCTGGCGGACATCTACACGCGCCGTAAGGAAAACCTCACCGGCCACGCAAGCCAGCTCCAGGCCCAATCGGACCTCCTGGCCCAGGCCGCCGAGGCCCGGCGCGTCACCCCCACCCTGTCCATCGAAGAAGTCTTCCTGCGCTTGCTGCTGCGCTCCACCGGCACCCTGGTGGATCTTGCCGGCTGACAAACACTCCGTTTCCTCCCGCTTTCCTCCAGTTTTTGACAATACCCGGCAAAAAGGGGTACACACCTGTCAAAGTCGTCCCCAGGCTTGAGACGATTCCAGGACGCCATATCTTGGCCTCCCCAAGCCTTCCGCTGTTTTTTGAAAAACCTTGACAACTACTAAAAGTTCTCAATAAGAATTTGACGTCACGAACCCTACCAAGGAGTATCCCATGTATTTTCAACAAATCCGCGTCCCTGGCCTCGGATGTTTTTCCTACGTGCTGGGCTGCCCTGCCGCAGGAGAAATGATCGTCGTGGACCCCAAGCGGGACGTCGACGAGTATCTGCAGATCTCCCGCGACGAAGGAATGCGCATCACCTGCATCATCGATACCCACGTGCACGCCGACCACGTCTCCGGCGCCCATGAGCTGGCGGCCCGCACCGGTGCGCCCATCGCCATGCACCCGGACTCCCCGGTCTCTTTCCCGTTCACCCCCCTGCCGGAAGGCACGGTGCTCACAGCCGGATCGGCCCGGCTCGAGGTCATCCACACCCCAGGGCACACGCCCCACTCCCTCTCCATCCTGGTCTCGGACCTGGCCCGCTCTGCCGAACCTTGGCTCATCCTCACCGGGGATTTGCTCTTTGTGGGCGATATCGGGCGACCGGACCTCGTGGGCGAGGCCGTACTCGAAGAGCAGATCGCCAACCTCTACCACTCCCTGTTCGTGAAGCTCGGCGCCCTGCCCGATCACCTGGAGGTCTACCCGGCCCATGGCTCCGGTTCCCTGTGCGGCAAGGGCATGAGTCCCAAGACCAGCACCACCCTGGGCTATGAACGCCGCCACAATCCGCGCCTGCAGTTCGACTCTCTCGAGGCCTTTGCCGCGGCCATGCGCCAGGATTTTCCCGTGCGCCCCAAGAGCTTCACCCACATCATCGCCACCAACGCCAAAGGGGCACCACTGCTCGAGCGCTGCCCGCGCGAGCTTGCCTTGAGCGTGGACGAGTTCACCCGCCACATGGAGGCCGGGGCCGTCATCATCGACGCTCGGGACGGCGTGGCCTTTGGCGGTGGGCACATCCCCGGGGCCCTCAACATCGGTCTGGAAAAGTCCCTGGCCAATTGGGTGGGCATGGTGGTGGACCCCAAGGCGCAGATCCTCCTCGTGGTCGCCGACGCCGCAGGCTTTGCCACCATGCGCACCGAGCTGATCCGCATCGGCTACGACAACATTCTCGGATACCTGGCCGGCGGCATCCAGTCCTGGATCAACGCCGGCCGTCCGGTGCATCGCCTCACGCAAATCAACGCCCATGAACTGGCCGAACGCCTCAAAGGCGGCCAGCCGCCCCGGCTCGTGGACGTGCGCACGCCCCAGGAATGGGCCGCCGGACGCATCCCCGGGGCCGAACACCAACCCTTCACCGAAATCCTCGCCGCCTGCTGCACCCTGCCCACCGATGAGGAGATCGTGGTCTACTGCGGCTCCGGCTACCGTTCCAACATGGCCGGTTCGTTTTTGCGGCAGCACGGCTATGCCAATGTCAAATCCCTGGCCGGCGGCATCCTGGCCTGGACCCGCTCCGGCCGGTTGCTCACCCAGGAATCTTCCGCTCCATCCGCAACCATCTAAACAAGGAGAAACGCGATGTCTGGTATTCCTCTGCTCGGCGAAGCCTTTCCGGAAATGGAAGTGGTCACCACCCACGGCACCATGAAGTTGCCGGAGGCCATGGCAGGCAAATGGTTCGTCCTCTTCTCCCACCCAGCGGACTTCACCCCGGTATGCACCACGGAATTCGTGGCCTTTCAGAAGCGCTATCCGGAATTCAAGGCCATGAACTGCGAGCTCATCGGCCTGTCCATCGATCAGGTGTTTTCGCACATCAAATGGGTGCAGTGGATTGGCGAACAGCTCAAAGAAGAGATCCAGTTCCCCATCATCGCCGACGATATGGGCCGCGTTGCCGCCAAACTCGGCATGGTGCATCCAGGAAAAGGCACCAACACCGTGCGTGCGGTCTTCATCGTGGACGACAAGGGGATCTTGCGCATCATGCTCTACTACCCGCAGGAAGTGGGCCGCAACATGGATGAGATCCTGCGCTGCGTCAAAGCCCTGCAGACCTCCGATGCCCACGGCGTGGCCATCCCCGCCGGTTGGCCCAACAACGAGCTCATCGGCGACAAGGTCATCATCCCCCCGGCCAAGGACGTGAAAACCGCCACCGAACGCACCGGCCAGGCCGACAGCTTCGACTGGTGGTTCTGCTACCGCAAACTCTGATACGCTGGGGCCGGGCTTCCCCCGGCCCTGACGCAGCACATGCTTCCTATCATCACAACACCTCGAGGATACCTGGATGCGCTCTCACCTTCGCGCGGAATATCTTGTCCTCTTCTTGCTCACCTGCGCCCTTTTCGTCCCTGGGCACTCGGCCACGGCCGAGGACTTGGCGTGGTCTTCTCCCCTGGATCTGCGCGCCCAGGCCGATCCCCTGGACTTCCAGAGCCAGCTGCGCATGCGCTTCGGCACGAATGATGCCCAACTGCGCATGGTCCTCGGCACCACGCACCGGCCATCGGACGCCTACCTCGTCTTGCGCCTCGCCGAGCTCACCCGCCGACCTTTGCCCATCATCCTCGATAGCTATCGCCAGCAGCGCCCGCTTGGCTGGGGGGCTCTCGCCCAAAGCCTCGGCATCAAGCCGGGATCGCAGGAGTTCCACGCCCTCAAGGCCGGCGACGACCCCTGGCTGCGCAATTTTACCGGCAGCCCGCATCCCGCCCCAGGACACGGCAAAGGGAAAGGACACGCCCCTGGCCGAGGGCACAAGCCCGAGGGCCGGTTCCCTTGAGCTCCTCCATGGTGCGGGCGCCGGCGACACGCCCCCGGCCGAGGGCACACGCCCGAAGACCGGTTCCTGACCCATGCTCTCAAAATCGAAGGCGCCGTACGGCGCCTTCGGTGGTTTGTGTTCCAAGGAGAAGAAAAAGCCTATAGGGCGATATGCACCGCCGCCGCGCCCTCGGGCCGCTCCCGCACCTCGCCGATGATCCAGCCAGGACAGTGCAGGGCATGAAGACGATCCAATATCTCCTCGGCCAGGGTCTTTTTGACCATGAGCACGTACCCCACCCCGCAGTTGAAGATCTGGAGCATCTCTTCCCAGGACAGCCTTCCATGCTCACGCAGCCAGCGGAAGACCGGCGGCACGGGCCAGGCGCCAAAAGCGATGTGGACCATGGTGCCCCGGGGCAGCACCCGGGCAATATTGTCGTAGAAGCCGCCGCCCGTGATGTGGGCCATGGCGTGGATCTCGAAGTCGCGCAGCAGGTGGAGCACCACATCCACGTAGATGCGCGTGGGGGTGAGCAGCGCCGCACCCAAGCTCTGGTCCGAGTCGGCGAGCGGGTCTTGCAGACGAGCACCGCTCTCCGCCACGATTTTGCGCACCAACGAGTAGCCATTGGAGTGGATCCCGCTGGAGGCCAAGCCAATGACGACATCGCCCACGCCCACACAAGAGCCGTCCACGATGCGGTCATTGTCCACGATCCCCACGCAAAACCCGGCGAGATCGTATTCGCCCGGGCGGTAAAAATCCGGCATCTCCGCGGTCTCGCCGCCGATGAGGGCGCAGCCTGCCTGACGGCAGCCCTCGGCGATGCCGGCGATGACCTGCTCGGCCACGTCCACGTCCAGCTTGCCGGTGGCAAAGTAATCCAAAAAGATGAGCGGCTTGGCCCCTTGCACCACGATGTCGTTGACGTTCATGGCCACAAGGTCGATGCCGATGGTGTCATGGCGGCCCAGGTCCCAGGCAATGCGCAGCTTGGTCCCCACGCCGTCCGTGGCGGCAACAAACACCGGATCGCGGTAGTTGGCGAGCAGCGGCTTGAAGAGTCCGCCAAAGCCGCCCAAATCCCCAATCACTCCTTTAGTGCGGGTGGAGGCTACATACTTCTTGATGCGCTCCACCAAGGCATTGCCTGCCTGAATATCCACACCGGCGGCTTTGTAGGCTTGGTCTCGATGTTCCATAACTCCCTCCCTCTTGCTACCATGGGGCGGCATCGGATACGCTTGGTACGTCAACGCCCCAGGAGGCTTTCATGAATACGCGTCCCACCCCTTCAAGTAAAGCAAAGGTCTGCCTTGCGGCTCTGCTCCTCGCCCTGACTGCCGCCCCTTGGGCCCTCGCCCAAGGCATCGTCATGGAAAGTACTCCCCAAGCCGAAACCCAGGGCTTTTTCGACCAGAGGACCATTCTCTTTACCGACAACGCCACGGAAGAGTTCATTCGCGTCACCCCGCAGGCACCCCGCCAAGAGCGTTCCATCCTTCTGGCCCCCGAGCTTCACTTGGATCTGGAGGTGCAGCCGCCTGCGCCCAGGCCGCCCCGCGTGCTCCTGCCGGCCACGGAGTAGCCCATGCGCCCGGCCCTGCTTGGAAAGCCCCTTGCCGCAGGCAACGTCCTCTGCCAGGCGTGCGGACATTTCTGCCGCCTGAGTCCAGGTGCGCGCGGCCGCTGCCAGGTGCGCGCCAACGAAGGAGGGCAATTGGTTTCCCTGGTGGGCTACCGGGTGGCCGCCCTCCACGTGGATCCCATCGAAAAAAAGCCGCTCTTCCATTTTCTGCCAGGCACCACGACCCTCTCCCTGGGCACCCAGGGCTGCAACTTCCATTGCCATTTCTGCCAAAACTGGAGCCTTTCCTGCGTGCGCGGCCCCATCCAGGGCGACGAAGTGGACCCGGCCGAGCTGGCCCAGGCCGCCCGACGCCTGGACTGCGCCTCGGTGGCCTTCACCTACTCCGAACCCACGGTGTTCCTCGAGCTTGTGGTGGCCACGGCGGACCAGTGCCGGCAGCGTCACCTCGCCACGGTGCTGGTGAGCAACGGCTTTCAAAGCCCCCAGGCCTTGAAGCTCCTTGGCGGACGCATCGACGCCGCCAACATCGACCTCAAGGCCGGAAGCGAGGGCTTCTACCGCAATATCTGCGGCGGCCGTCTGGTCACGGTACAGAAAAACCTCGTGGCCATGCGGCGCATGGGCTGGCACGTGGAGGTCACCACCCTGGTCATCCCCGGCCATAACGACAGTGACGCGGAGCTCACCAGCATCGCCCGCTTCCTTGCCCAGGAACTCGGGCCCCACACCCCCTGGCACGTCTCCCGTTTCCACCCCTGCCACCAAATGCCCCACGTGCCGCCCACACCCCGCGCCACCTTGCTGCGGGCGCGCGACATCGGCCGGGCCGCGGGACTCCACTTTGTGTTCGTGGGAAACGTGCGGGAAGCAGGACTGGAAGACACCATCTGCCCAGGCTGTGGGCACACCGTCATCCGCCGCCTGGGATTTCACGTGGCGGAAATGGCCCTTCGCGACGGCGCCTGCCGCCACTGCGGCCAGGCCATCATCGCTCCCCCGTCGCGCCCGTTGCCGTAACGATCAGAACTCCACCCCGGCCTGCGCCGCAACACCCTCGGCGTAGGCGTGGCGCAGCGGGAGCATCTCGGTGACGATATGGGCCCGGGCCACCAGCCACGACGGCGCCCCGCGGCCCGAGAGCACCACATGGCAGGCAGCGGCACGAGCGGCGTCGAGCACGGCCTCCAGCTCCGAGCGCTCCAGCAGCCCGTAGCCCAAGGCATAGACGGCCTCGTCCAAAACGAGCACCTGGCAGCCGGAATCCACCTGGGCGTGCGCCCAGGCAAGGGTCGTTTGCGCTGCGGCGCGGTGGGCGGGAAAATCCTCGCTGCGGCGCAAAAACCCGATCCCACCGGCATAAAAACGCTCGCCCAAAAGCTCGGCCAAAAGGCGCTGCTCCCCGGCCTGATGGGGACGCTTCATGAACTGGGCGAAGGCGACGGTCATGCCGTGTCCTCGGGCCCGCACCGCCTGGCCCACGCAGGCCGAGGTCTTGCCCTTGCCCTCTCCGGTATAGACGATGATCACGGGGTGCATTGGGCCTTCTCGCACAGGCGGGCGGCGCATCTTCGCGCCTCATGCAGGATCTCGTCTTCACCGTCCACCACGCCGTCGCGCATGAGGATCCGCCCCGCGCAGATGGTATAGAGGACGCGGCCTCCGCTATACACCCAATTGGAAACCACGTTGTGGACCGGAGTCATGCGCGGGTCGTTCAGATTGACCAAAATACAATCCGCCGGCGCTCCCACGGCAAGACGGCCACATTCCTGGCCGTAGATCTCCGCACTGCCGCGGGTGGCGGTGTGCAGGGCCTCCGCCGCCGGCAAGGCGCACGGGTCCGCGCTCAAAAGCTTGGCGAGCAAGGACGAAATCTTCATCTCCTCGCGCATATCGAGGTTATTGTTGGACGCGCAGCCGTCGGTGCCCAGGCCCACCCGCACCCCGGCACGACGCAAGGCATTGTAATCCAAGGCACCGGACGCCAGTTTCATGTTGGAGATCTGGTTATGGATGATGCCTACCCCATGGCAGGCCAACAGTTCCCGCTCGGTGTCGTCCAGCCAGATGCCATGGGCCGCCACCACGTGCGGGCCGAGCACCCCAAGGCGGTCCAGGTACACCACCGGCCGCACCCCATGCTCCCGCACGCAGTCTTCCACCTCTTTGCGCGTCTCGGAAAGATGCAGGTGCAGGATGAGACCACGCTCCCGGGCAAAGTCCGACAGCCACACCAGCGACGGCGCCGACACCGAGTAGATGGCATGAGCGCCCACCACGAAAAATACGGACTCCGGATCCCCCAGGCTCTGCTCGTAGAGATCGGTCACCTGCCGGCGCATGGCCTCGGCCCGTGCCGGGTCGCCAAAGTCGAAAAAGGCCCCACACACCCCGGCGCGCAGTCCCATCTCCACGGCGGCGCGGACCGTGGCCCGCGGGTGCCAGTACATGTCCACGAAAAAGGTGGTGCCGGTCTTGATCATCTCCAGGCAGGCGAGCTTGGCCCCCCAATAGACGTCTTCGGCGCTCAAGTGGGCCTCAAAGGGCCAGATCTTG
It encodes the following:
- a CDS encoding MBL fold metallo-hydrolase, encoding MYFQQIRVPGLGCFSYVLGCPAAGEMIVVDPKRDVDEYLQISRDEGMRITCIIDTHVHADHVSGAHELAARTGAPIAMHPDSPVSFPFTPLPEGTVLTAGSARLEVIHTPGHTPHSLSILVSDLARSAEPWLILTGDLLFVGDIGRPDLVGEAVLEEQIANLYHSLFVKLGALPDHLEVYPAHGSGSLCGKGMSPKTSTTLGYERRHNPRLQFDSLEAFAAAMRQDFPVRPKSFTHIIATNAKGAPLLERCPRELALSVDEFTRHMEAGAVIIDARDGVAFGGGHIPGALNIGLEKSLANWVGMVVDPKAQILLVVADAAGFATMRTELIRIGYDNILGYLAGGIQSWINAGRPVHRLTQINAHELAERLKGGQPPRLVDVRTPQEWAAGRIPGAEHQPFTEILAACCTLPTDEEIVVYCGSGYRSNMAGSFLRQHGYANVKSLAGGILAWTRSGRLLTQESSAPSATI
- a CDS encoding peroxiredoxin: MSGIPLLGEAFPEMEVVTTHGTMKLPEAMAGKWFVLFSHPADFTPVCTTEFVAFQKRYPEFKAMNCELIGLSIDQVFSHIKWVQWIGEQLKEEIQFPIIADDMGRVAAKLGMVHPGKGTNTVRAVFIVDDKGILRIMLYYPQEVGRNMDEILRCVKALQTSDAHGVAIPAGWPNNELIGDKVIIPPAKDVKTATERTGQADSFDWWFCYRKL
- the purM gene encoding phosphoribosylformylglycinamidine cyclo-ligase yields the protein MEHRDQAYKAAGVDIQAGNALVERIKKYVASTRTKGVIGDLGGFGGLFKPLLANYRDPVFVAATDGVGTKLRIAWDLGRHDTIGIDLVAMNVNDIVVQGAKPLIFLDYFATGKLDVDVAEQVIAGIAEGCRQAGCALIGGETAEMPDFYRPGEYDLAGFCVGIVDNDRIVDGSCVGVGDVVIGLASSGIHSNGYSLVRKIVAESGARLQDPLADSDQSLGAALLTPTRIYVDVVLHLLRDFEIHAMAHITGGGFYDNIARVLPRGTMVHIAFGAWPVPPVFRWLREHGRLSWEEMLQIFNCGVGYVLMVKKTLAEEILDRLHALHCPGWIIGEVRERPEGAAAVHIAL
- the amrS gene encoding AmmeMemoRadiSam system radical SAM enzyme — its product is MRPALLGKPLAAGNVLCQACGHFCRLSPGARGRCQVRANEGGQLVSLVGYRVAALHVDPIEKKPLFHFLPGTTTLSLGTQGCNFHCHFCQNWSLSCVRGPIQGDEVDPAELAQAARRLDCASVAFTYSEPTVFLELVVATADQCRQRHLATVLVSNGFQSPQALKLLGGRIDAANIDLKAGSEGFYRNICGGRLVTVQKNLVAMRRMGWHVEVTTLVIPGHNDSDAELTSIARFLAQELGPHTPWHVSRFHPCHQMPHVPPTPRATLLRARDIGRAAGLHFVFVGNVREAGLEDTICPGCGHTVIRRLGFHVAEMALRDGACRHCGQAIIAPPSRPLP
- a CDS encoding cob(I)yrinic acid a,c-diamide adenosyltransferase, translating into MIIVYTGEGKGKTSACVGQAVRARGHGMTVAFAQFMKRPHQAGEQRLLAELLGERFYAGGIGFLRRSEDFPAHRAAAQTTLAWAHAQVDSGCQVLVLDEAVYALGYGLLERSELEAVLDAARAAACHVVLSGRGAPSWLVARAHIVTEMLPLRHAYAEGVAAQAGVEF
- a CDS encoding amidohydrolase, which translates into the protein MSLLIRGALLPEGVRDVLIEDGRFAAIAPEISQPADEVLDARSLALFPSFSNGHTHAAMTLLRGYADDMELHSWLSTKIWPFEAHLSAEDVYWGAKLACLEMIKTGTTFFVDMYWHPRATVRAAVEMGLRAGVCGAFFDFGDPARAEAMRRQVTDLYEQSLGDPESVFFVVGAHAIYSVSAPSLVWLSDFARERGLILHLHLSETRKEVEDCVREHGVRPVVYLDRLGVLGPHVVAAHGIWLDDTERELLACHGVGIIHNQISNMKLASGALDYNALRRAGVRVGLGTDGCASNNNLDMREEMKISSLLAKLLSADPCALPAAEALHTATRGSAEIYGQECGRLAVGAPADCILVNLNDPRMTPVHNVVSNWVYSGGRVLYTICAGRILMRDGVVDGEDEILHEARRCAARLCEKAQCTP